From the genome of Spodoptera frugiperda isolate SF20-4 chromosome 23, AGI-APGP_CSIRO_Sfru_2.0, whole genome shotgun sequence, one region includes:
- the LOC118266871 gene encoding protein pelota encodes MKLVFKSIERDGCGSIGLIPEESEDMWHAYNLVAVGDAVTASTVRKVQTESSTGSSTSNRVRTTLTITVETIDFDTQACVLRLKGRNIVENQYVKMGAYHTLDLELNRKFTLQKPLWDSVALERVEMACDPAANADVAAVVMQEGLAHVCLITPSMTLVRSKIDITIPRKRKGFVQQHEKGLNKFYDAVMQAILRHVDFNIVKCVIVASPGFVKDQFFEYMMQQAVKTDNKLLIDNKSRFLLVKASSGFKHSLKEVLQEPAVMAKISDTKAASEVKLLENFYTMLQLEPAKAFYGKKHIERANEALAIEILMISDKLFRCQDIQQRKEYVALVDSVRENGGEVKIFSSMHVSGEQLDQLTGIAAVLRFPMPELEDSDAEGDSDSD; translated from the exons ATGAAGCTCGTTTTTAAAAGTATCGAAAGGGATGGCTGCGG GAGCATCGGCCTCATACCTGAGGAGTCTGAAGACATGTGGCATGCCTACAATCTGGTTGCCGTGGGAGATGCGGTCACAGCGTCCACTGTCCGGAAAGTTCAGACCGAATCCTCAACGGGTTCATCAACCAGCAACCGCGTGAGGACCACACTCACTATCACTGTGGAGACCATCGATTTTGATACTCAGGCATGTGTGCTGAGGTTGAAAGGACGCAATATTGTAGAGAACCAATATGTAAAG ATGGGTGCCTACCATACATTAGATTtagaattaaatagaaaattcacTTTACAAAAACCATTATGGGATTCTGTGGCTTTGGAGAGGGTGGAGATGGCATGTGACCCAGCGGCCAATGCTGATGTGGCCGCAGTAGTGATGCAGGAAGGCCTGGCACATGTTTGCCTGATCACACCCTCAATGACTTTAGTCAGATCAAAGATTGATATTACTATCCCTAGGAAACGAAAAGGATTTGTACAACAACATGAAAAG GGTCTAAATAAATTCTATGATGCTGTCATGCAAGCAATCTTAAGGCATGTGGACTTCAACATCGTGAAATGTGTAATTGTTGCATCACCGGGTTTTGTGAAGGATCAGTTCTTTGAGTACATGATGCAACAAGCTGTGAAAACTGATAATAAACTATTGATTGACAATAAAAGCAGATTCTTATTAGTGAAGGCCTCCTCAGGATTTAAACACTCATTAAAag AGGTATTACAAGAACCAGCAGTAATGGCTAAAATATCAGACACAAAAGCCGCCAGTGAGGTTAAACTATTGGAGAATTTCTACACTATGTTGCAACTTGAGCCAGCCAAAGCGTTTTATGGGAAGAAACACATTGAGCGAGCAAATGAGGCTTTAGCCATAGAGATACTAATGATTTCTGACAAATTATTCAG GTGTCAAGATATACAGCAAAGGAAAGAATATGTAGCTCTAGTTGATTCAGTTCGAGAGAATGGAGGCGAAGTGAAGATTTTCTCTAGCATGCATGTGTCTGGGGAAC AGTTAGACCAATTGACGGGAATAGCAGCCGTTCTACGTTTCCCTATGCCAGAGCTGGAAGACAGTGATGCAGAAGGGGACAGCGACTCTGATTag
- the LOC118266870 gene encoding pescadillo homolog, with translation MVSKKKKKYSSGEGAQFMTRKAALKKLQLSLKDFRRICILKGIYPREPRNRKRAQKGAGGIKTLYHTKDIKFLLHEPIIWKLRELKVYQQKIRRARAMREYKNMKKYLRDYPEINIDHIVKERYPTFVDALRDLDDCLTLCFLFSTFPSLKKVPRDQSMLCRRLTVEFMHAIIAAKALRRVFVSVKGYYYQVELEGQTITWIVPHHFSFQPQNKDEVDFKIMSTFVEFYTMMLGFVNYKLYHSLNLVYPPKLTAAFSADDKELIDEQAYVAERIAAMNLSLARVPGSNEAEELPEMDIFDTEDNDPQKMEEAKLEAEKVKKLKTMFKGLKFFINREVPREPLVFIIRCFGGEVSWDKDHFVGATFDETDESIAYQIVDRPSMDKQYLSRYYVQPQWVFDSVNARTLLPINKYLMGAVLPPHLSPFVDKTKDQVYMPPEERALNDPNFKPLNEESGSDIEEASDEDKEEEEQDSEEDGDAEAALAKQYQQEVEEDSDSDEDQDDGLDPEKKKLAKEKKKAMAVTAGVPHKEHPYQKEIEDKQAFRLREKLVRKKHRNLYKSMKAGQEKRKKEIWLLRKKRRLHDEKVKEEKKAEKRKQRMQALEAST, from the exons ATGGTTtctaagaaaaagaagaag TATTCCTCGGGAGAAGGAGCACAGTTTATGACTAGGAAAGCTGCTCTGAAGAAACTACAGCTATCCCTCAAAGATTTCAGACGTATTTGTATATTGAAAGGTATTTATCCGCGTGAACCACGTAATCGTAAAAGGGCTCAGAAAGGCGCAGGCGGCATCAAAACCCTATATCACACGAAGGACATAAAGTTCTTACTGCACGAACCTATAATATGGAAACTCCGAGAGTtaaaa GTATACCAACAAAAGATTCGTCGTGCAAGAGCTATGAgagaatacaaaaatatgaaaaagtaCTTGCGAGACTACCCCGAAATAAACATAGATCACATTGTCAAGGAAAGATATCCTACATTTGTAGATGCCCTGCGTGACTTGGATGACTGCCTGACATTGTGCTTCTTATTCAGTACTTTCCCTTCCCTGAAAAAGGTGCCTAGAGACCAGTCAATGCTTTGCAGGAGACTGACAGTTGAGTTCATGCATGCTATTATTGCTGCAAAGGCACTGCGGAGAGTATTTGTATCAGTCAAAGGCTACTATTATCAAGTTGAACTTGAAGGACAAACCATAACATGGATTGTACCACATCACTTCTCATTCCAG ccTCAAAACAAAGATGAAGTTGACTTCAAAATCATGTCAACATTTGTTGAATTCTACACAATGATGCTTGGCTTTGTAAACTACAAACTGTATCATTCACTTAACCTAGTTTATCCGCCTAAACTGACAGCTGCATTCTCAGCTGACGACAAAGAGCTCATTGATGAGCAGGCTTATGTAGCCGAGAGAATAGCAGCCATGAACTTGTCCTTGGCCAGGGTACCAGGTTCCAATGAAGCTGAGGAGTTGCCAGAAATGGACATTTTTGATACAGAGGATAATGATCCACAGAAAATGGAAGAAGCCAAACTTGAAGCTGAAAAAGTCAAGAAATTGAAAACTATGTTCAAAGGCCTCAAATTCTTCATCAACAGGGAAGTGCCTAGGGAGCCTCTAGTCTTCATTATCCGCTGCTTTGGTGGTGAAGTGTCATGGGACAAAGACCACTTTGTTGGAGCTACGTTTGATGAAACAGATGAGAGCATTGCATACCAAATTGTTGACAGGCCCAGTATGGATAAACAATATCTCTCACGATATTATGTGCAACCCCAATGGGTGTTCGACAGTGTCAATGCTAGGACGCTGCTACCTatcaacaaatatttaatgGGTGCTGTTCTGCCACCTcatctttcaccatttgttgATAAAACTAAGGATCAAGTTTACATGCCTCCTGAAGAAAGGGCACTCAATGACCCTAACTTCAAACCTCTCA ATGAGGAATCAGGCAGTGACATTGAAGAAGCCAGTGATGAGGACAAGGAGGAAGAGGAACAGGATTCCGAGGAAGATGGTGATGCTGAAGCAGCTCTAGCTAAACAGTATCAGCAAGAAGTAGAAGAGGACTCTGACTCCGATGAAGATCAGGATGATGGTTTAGACCCTGAGAAAAAGAAGTTGGCTAAAGAAAAG AAAAAAGCGATGGCAGTCACTGCTGGCGTGCCTCACAAGGAACACCCATACCAGAAGGAAATAGAAGACAAGCAAGCCTTTAGACTACGGGAGAAACTTGTCCGCAAGAAGCACAGGAACCTTTACAAGAGCATGAAGGCTGGACAGGAGAAACGCAAGAAGGAAATATGGTTGCTAAGGAAAAAGAGACGTCTTCATGACGAGAAAGTAAAAGAAGAGAAGAAAGCAGAAAAACGCAAACAGAGAATGCAAGCGTTGGAAGCTTCCACATAA
- the LOC118266986 gene encoding uncharacterized protein LOC118266986, translating into MQLKSAAGLVILILTCVSGHPNIWQSDALTPVHGLYVKPSADGTKGDLFVAATEENGVKSQWTLDQPISILPVSTQPQAASVPVAYSPVYATHEESTLQKRSALTTPTPSAPVQYAYAMPVSSTTPVETTGTAASYPYAYTMTATATATETPKCEHQTNAVQYPYQFPYHMFYPQMMMSAYTNAMSILKDAGFSEDSANSVMAHASPMWSPTSYAYPMYVVIDPKPCSQEEATTTTPTPTSTSTTPNSSEEETTQP; encoded by the coding sequence ATGCAGTTGAAAAGTGCTGCAGGCCTTGTAATTTTAATACTCACGTGTGTGAGTGGTCATCCGAACATTTGGCAGAGTGACGCCCTCACTCCGGTTCATGGGCTCTACGTGAAACCTTCGGCTGATGGGACCAAGGGAGATTTGTTTGTCGCAGCTACGGAAGAAAATGGGGTGAAATCACAATGGACCCTCGATCAACCGATCAGCATTCTGCCAGTATCTACTCAACCACAGGCTGCATCAGTCCCTGTGGCGTATTCTCCTGTGTACGCGACTCATGAAGAAAGTACACTTCAAAAGCGATCCGCCTTGACGACCCCAACTCCCAGCGCACCCGTGCAATACGCCTACGCTATGCCAGTGTCGTCTACTACCCCAGTTGAGACTACTGGCACTGCAGCATCGTACCCTTACGCCTACACAATGACTGCGACTGCTACTGCGACTGAAACTCCTAAGTGTGAACATCAAACAAATGCTGTACAATACCCTTACCAGTTTCCCTACCACATGTTCTACCCTCAAATGATGATGTCTGCTTACACCAATGCAATGAGCATACTCAAAGATGCAGGATTTAGTGAAGATTCAGCCAATTCAGTGATGGCCCATGCTTCACCTATGTGGTCGCCTACTTCATACGCTTATCCAATGTACGTGGTGATAGATCCCAAACCTTGCTCCCAGGAGGAAGCTACAACTACCACTCCAACTCCTACTTCTACTTCTACTACTCCAAACTCATCGGAAGAAGAAACTACACAACCATAG
- the LOC118266994 gene encoding IgGFc-binding protein-like: MFIKVIILLFCAKTLMFYRTSRCVKPNEEFSLCGWRCPATCVNLRLFASDRCPSIWDCRVGCRCTAGFVRDEYSKACVLVQDCPDTPVCPPGEVMGTNLQCIRRRHLISINESHMDYYSVP, encoded by the exons ATGTtcataaaagttattattttattattttgtgctAAAACTCTAATGTTCTATAGGACATCTAGATGCGTAAAACCTAACGAGGAGTTTTCTCTGTGCGGTTGGAGATGCCCTGCCACTTGTGTTAATTTAAGGTTGTTTGCGTCAG ACAGGTGTCCATCAATATGGGACTGCCGCGTCGGATGCCGATGTACAGCTGGCTTCGTGAGGGATGAATACTCTAAAGCATGTGTTCTGGTGCAGGATTGTCCAG atacGCCCGTTTGCCCCCCGGGAGAGGTGATGGGAACGAACCTGCAATGCATCAGACGGCGACATCTCATCAGCATTAATGAGTCACACATGGACTATTACAGTGTACCATaa
- the LOC118266993 gene encoding uncharacterized protein LOC118266993: MAAVLLSSVFAVAVLTGVAGAPTTTATEKEQPLTMNEQQMVDYLRNRRAPHHGHVVPTCGEYPTTSYLPHGELYEHGYLPHSIPHYGYPPHYRTVEDPEMMQFSDMDQFMPSQMAGHVPMARLGGYGVASGVSPIAGIGGRVLSQAGAGTTMGVFPNANVGGCAVPLLFSCSPSIVSGQLVQSAQNHAVSGYTASAPTNSYRLVDEPVQHHALEQHEQATLTHEPSPVMHQ; encoded by the coding sequence ATGGCAGCGGTACTATTGTCCAGTGTATTTGCCGTCGCCGTCCTGACGGGGGTAGCGGGGGCCCCCACTACCACTGCCACAGAGAAGGAGCAGCCGCTCACCATGAACGAGCAACAAATGGTGGATTACCTTCGGAATCGACGAGCGCCACATCACGGCCATGTGGTGCCAACGTGTGGCGAGTACCCCACCACCTCTTACTTGCCCCACGGTGAATTATACGAACATGGATACCTACCGCATTCCATACCTCATTACGGATATCCACCACACTACCGCACCGTGGAAGACCCTGAAATGATGCAGTTTTCCGACATGGACCAGTTCATGCCCAGCCAAATGGCTGGTCACGTTCCGATGGCGAGGCTGGGAGGATACGGCGTTGCAAGTGGAGTGTCTCCCATCGCTGGCATTGGAGGACGGGTGCTGAGTCAGGCGGGCGCTGGAACTACCATGGGTGTGTTCCCGAACGCAAACGTGGGAGGATGCGCCGTGCCCCTGTTGTTCAGCTGTTCACCCTCAATAGTGTCGGGGCAGTTGGTGCAGTCAGCTCAGAACCACGCCGTCTCAGGTTACACTGCTTCTGCTCCCACAAACTCCTACAGGCTGGTGGACGAACCGGTGCAGCACCACGCGCTTGAACAGCACGAGCAAGCCACCTTAACCCACGAACCCAGTCCCGTCATGCACCAATAA
- the LOC118266990 gene encoding uncharacterized protein LOC118266990 has product MRTLVVVSALVSLAIAAPTLPEDGTESMGTALNGVPLQVQTSLIDSLTKERTPSEIVPVTHLHNGAPNADLQNVQLTNDGPSMPMARSFLLKKPLIVKKKYGYQLYRDSEEEKAQADSDETCGRQVKVKLCNENEKYRATMGSTDGNVQIHSSDDDVKHSIKMAKEAVENLQRDLKKMEMKTEMKTAHDSQSDIELHEDIEVARQALKHIHDNFENLDTMSLRATTTRNSEDMHDVHLTIAKTEEERMAQWKEALENIQKNVEIARNIEDSFKAANNQENLVHLDQSNAAPTINFKMEETALLPEADQLRLTKDADLEVETQERTTQEQKTLENTMNEHMNEQIARKTQNADDDMNFAPSEMIEVHLDNKRHHESLKSESHKITENAKSAEFELEDPKTFVETKDLVNVQQIEDHPTKEKSAEIITETLENLPTPFVTTNDNMKPLTLVPVTEQQRTVEMNESITENQQDNLKKMDSDDISDFILRSAVNTDEQKMIKEDIHNEHVAAKEVEDLNPEQTQLLTETWELKSKEALPTPLNEVKHFDAIPKSTETLENTHFQMTDNERAEKFLQEQLRQQWLQQEELNQMKALHAMRTANDNLLQNQKSIFWGRKHRKNEQLPSVKAAEDIDQFETTHLEQEQGFMPESTMDHFRNSYLPEHTHVTSKMGSSHISDDMRTADGNLLQNQKSIFWGRKHRKNEQLPTMKAAEDIDQFETTHLEQEQDVMPESTMDHFRNSYLPEHTHVPSKMGSSHISDDMRTADGNVLQNQKSIFWGRKHRKNEQLPTMKAAEDIDQFETTHLEQEQGFMPESTMDHFRNSYLPEHSHVPSKMGSSHISDLTHSHHHSHFPARYHQNSMAHQHMHEMTGMDSAMHPHYLPHMRDAMEGFESEHTFHWQPTHESARTAYGSALSSSISPSGLASGAVGVFPNANVGGCGIPLLLSCSPSVVSGSLAKAHSAGPSSYSAPSYRTEDDFSFLTKRGIDMNDMRTTNAMRTMTTTMKQKTPMTVENKV; this is encoded by the coding sequence ATGAGGACACTAGTAGTAGTATCAGCTCTGGTATCTTTAGCCATTGCGGCTCCTACGCTGCCTGAAGATGGCACCGAGAGCATGGGTACTGCTCTAAACGGAGTTCCTCTTCAAGTACAAACTAGTTTAATAGACAGTCTGACTAAAGAAAGGACCCCATCCGAAATTGTACCTGTTACACATCTGCATAACGGAGCCCCAAACGCTGACTTACAAAATGTACAGCTCACCAACGACGGTCCATCGATGCCCATGGCAAGGAGTTTCCTTTTGAAAAAACCATTGATTGTGAAGAAGAAATATGGATATCAACTATATCGTGATTCTGAGGAAGAAAAAGCGCAGGCTGACTCCGACGAGACTTGTGGAAGACAAGTTAAGGTGAAATTATGCaacgaaaatgaaaaatacagaGCTACGATGGGATCCACTGACGGAAATGTCCAGATTCATTCATCGGATGACGACGTGAAACACAGCATTAAGATGGCGAAAGAAGCTGTGGAAAATTTACAAAGAGATTTGAAGAAAATGGAGATGAAGACTGAAATGAAAACTGCTCATGATTCGCAATCTGACATAGAACTTCATGAAGATATCGAAGTAGCTAGACAAGCCCTGAAACACATTCACGATAATTTTGAAAACTTAGACACCATGAGTTTACGTGCAACCACAACAAGGAACTCGGAAGATATGCACGATGTTCATCTTACTATAGCAAAAACGGAAGAAGAGCGAATGGCCCAATGGAAAGAAGCCCTTGAAAACATTCAAAAGAATGTTGAAATAGCTAGAAACATTGAGGACAGTTTCAAAGCTGCTAACAACCAAGAAAATCTGGTACACTTAGACCAATCAAATGCTGCACCTACAATAAACTTCAAGATGGAAGAAACTGCACTTTTACCTGAAGCCGATCAATTACGTCTTACAAAAGATGCCGACTTAGAGGTTGAAACTCAGGAAAGAACTACTCAGGAACAAAAAACATTGGAAAATACAATGAATGAACACATGAATGAACAAATCGCAAGGAAGACACAAAATGCTGATGATGATATGAATTTCGCCCCATCAGAAATGATCGAAGTTCATTTAGATAACAAAAGACATCACGAATCTCTAAAAAGCGAGAGTCATAAAATTACTGAAAACGCAAAAAGTGCTGAATTCGAATTAGAAGACCCTAAAACGTTTGTCGAGACTAAAGATTTAGTGAATGTGCAACAGATAGAAGACCATCCCACCAAGGAAAAAAGTGCTGAAATTATTACGGAAACTTTAGAAAACCTACCTACGCCTTTTGTCACTACCAATGACAATATGAAACCTCTTACTTTAGTTCCAGTCACTGAACAGCAAAGAACCGTAGAAATGAACGAAAGCATCACTGAAAATCAGCAGGAtaaccttaaaaaaatggattCCGACGATATCAGCGATTTCATTTTAAGATCAGCAGTCAATACCGATGAACAAAAGATGATAAAGGAAGACATTCACAACGAACACGTAGCGGCTAAGGAAGTTGAGGACTTAAATCCTGAACAGACACAACTTCTTACTGAAACTTGGGAATTGAAATCAAAGGAAGCTCTTCCCACCCCTCTCAATGAAGTCAAGCATTTTGATGCCATCCCCAAATCTACGGAAACTCTGGAAAACACTCATTTTCAAATGACTGACAATGAACGCGCTGAAAAGTTTCTTCAAGAACAGCTAAGGCAACAGTGGCTGCAACAGGAGGAGTTGAATCAGATGAAGGCTTTACACGCAATGAGAACAGCAAACGACAATCTTCTACAAAACCAAAAATCCATTTTTTGGGGTAGGAAACACAGAAAAAATGAACAACTGCCTTCAGTGAAAGCTGCTGAAGATATTGACCAATTTGAAACTACTCACCTAGAACAAGAACAGGGTTTCATGCCTGAAAGTACCATGGACCACTTTAGAAACTCTTACTTACCAGAACATACCCACGTGACAAGCAAGATGGGTAGCTCTCATATTTCTGATGATATGAGAACAGCAGACGGCAATCTTCTACAAAAccaaaaatctatattttgggGCAGGAAACACAGAAAAAATGAACAACTGCCTACAATGAAAGCTGCTGAAGATATTGACCAATTTGAGACTACTCACCTAGAACAAGAGCAGGATGTCATGCCTGAAAGTACCATGGACCACTTTAGAAACTCTTACTTACCAGAACATACCCACGTGCCAAGCAAGATGGGTAGCTCTCATATTTCTGATGATATGAGAACAGCAGACGGCAATGTTCTACAAAAccaaaaatctatattttgggGTAGGAAACACAGAAAAAATGAACAACTGCCTACAATGAAAGCTGCTGAAGATATTGACCAATTTGAGACTACTCACCTAGAACAAGAACAGGGTTTCATGCCTGAAAGTACCATGGACCACTTTAGAAACTCTTACTTACCAGAACACAGTCACGTGCCAAGCAAGATGGGTAGCTCTCATATTTCTGATTTGACTCATAGTCACCACCATTCTCATTTCCCCGCAAGATATCACCAGAATTCAATGGCTCACCAACACATGCACGAAATGACCGGTATGGATAGCGCTATGCATCCTCATTACCTTCCTCATATGAGAGACGCTATGGAAGGTTTTGAATCAGAACACACGTTCCACTGGCAGCCTACCCATGAATCTGCTAGAACAGCTTACGGATCTGCTTTATCAAGTTCCATAAGTCCATCTGGCTTGGCATCTGGAGCTGTTGGTGTTTTCCCTAACGCAAACGTTGGAGGTTGTGGTATTCCTCTGCTACTGAGTTGCTCGCCTTCCGTGGTGTCAGGCAGCTTGGCGAAGGCACATTCAGCTGGCCCTTCATCCTACAGCGCCCCGTCCTACAGAACGGAAGATGACTTCAGCTTCCTCACTAAGCGTGGTATCGACATGAATGACATGAGGACTACCAACGCCATGAGGACCATGACTACTACTATGAAACAGAAGACTCCCATGACCGTCGAAAATAAAGTGTAA
- the LOC118266992 gene encoding uncharacterized protein LOC118266992 gives MLSVCVIISVSFGLTLTSPVYNNPFYSNYGNVDYDNMVRVARNLMPKPVPESWFLRPLEANINSNDANTYSDTPSIIRLPTSGDLTVLDPLPQTSYFEHGIQAALPLEYELMNQKFSSPEWNNDYLRTSYETDMTNAQAYQGLNRGSMNTDVDPYEVDLYPMVHTSLSAALNPRPPANDVAPVLETEILETMPSLTTRGGYDIDVLNPENSGMMMPNSRLKRNFLQDLTHEAMMQNLLPTMPVPFARGAEISPVYYSGSPQSASLGEGAAMAIYPKSAVNTGAIPLLLRCSPNVVRGSLSNGYAEPSPQVAGVAYRENSKSPAKEYAHKV, from the coding sequence ATGCTTAGTGTGTGTGTCATCATAAGTGTGAGCTTCGGCTTAACTCTCACTTCTCCAGTTTACAATAATCCATTTTACTCGAACTATGGCAATGTCGATTATGACAACATGGTTAGGGTTGCACGAAACCTGATGCCGAAACCTGTACCTGAATCTTGGTTCCTGAGACCTCTAGAAGCCAATATAAATTCAAATGACGCAAACACGTACTCAGATACCCCTAGCATCATCAGATTACCAACATCAGGTGATTTGACTGTGTTGGACCCTTTGCCGCAGACCTCATATTTCGAGCACGGAATCCAAGCAGCGCTGCCCTTAGAGTATGAATTGATGAACCAAAAATTTTCATCACCTGAATGGAACAATGACTACCTGCGAACATCCTACGAAACCGACATGACCAACGCTCAAGCTTACCAAGGCCTAAATAGAGGTTCGATGAACACAGACGTAGATCCATATGAAGTTGATCTATACCCTATGGTGCATACAAGTTTATCAGCAGCTTTGAACCCCAGGCCTCCTGCGAACGATGTGGCTCCAGTGTTAGAAACTGAAATCCTTGAGACAATGCCGTCACTGACCACTCGCGGTGGATACGACATTGATGTATTAAATCCAGAAAACTCAGGAATGATGATGCCCAACTCTCGATTGAAACGTAATTTTCTGCAAGATTTGACTCATGAAGCGATGATGCAAAACCTCCTGCCGACGATGCCTGTGCCGTTCGCACGTGGGGCCGAGATCTCGCCGGTGTACTACTCCGGGTCACCGCAGTCAGCTTCGCTCGGTGAAGGTGCAGCGATGGCAATCTACCCAAAAAGTGCAGTAAATACTGGTGCCATCCCGCTCCTCCTGAGATGTTCCCCCAATGTGGTTCGTGGATCGTTGTCCAATGGTTACGCTGAACCATCGCCGCAGGTGGCCGGGGTGGCTTACAGGGAGAACTCGAAGAGCCCCGCCAAAGAGTATGCACATAAAGTGTGA